Genomic segment of Panicum virgatum strain AP13 chromosome 9N, P.virgatum_v5, whole genome shotgun sequence:
aaaatcatgatattttttttggaatgtagatcaaaagacaaggaatctattttggctagatgtgctacaatagacataaaggaatttgaattataaaattttaaaaataggtagaattcaaaattccttgaatttttaggtcagctaaacctatgataaaaatgcattaaaaatatgacaattcataattttttatttagtttagttaggtactttttattggcccaagttctatataaaattcataaattaaaatttgaggaatcaaatttgattcaaatttgagcattgcgaaggaattcaaaaactttcataaaaattaggccaataaaaaatacattattaaactaaataaaaaattatgaattatcatatttttatttcatttttatcagaggtttagctaacccaaaaattcaagaaattttgaattctacccatttttaaaattttataattcaaatttcattatgtttaatgtatcacatctagccaaaataaattccttATCTTTTTATCTaccccaaaaaaatatcatgatttttagacaatattagctatgctttctttcttatttaattgagagaagtGTGAAATTCGAAAATTTTACTATACCAAACCGCCCTCAAAACAACTTGCTACAGTGCTCGAGGGGGTGATTCGGACGGTTTTGCCAGTTCGAGGGCCTAggttacccggtttcgtagtaggaggttgaaaaacggacttctTAACTAGTTCGAAGTTGTAAAATAAACTTATCACTTGCTAATATTAGCACAGTGCCGGTAGGCCTCACTAAACAATTTTGCTTACTGGAGTACTAAAGGTTCGGAGGACTGCGACATGAGAAAATCTCTAGGGGCTCAGCGGTAATTTTAGTTGTGGTCAAAGCGGTAGGGCCCAACCCCCAGGGACCGGGAGCGGGCTAGCGGCGGACTTTGGAGTCTTGGAGGTTCAGCAACCGCGATCCAGACGGCGGCgatggacggcggcggggtcgagGCGAGCACAACGGCGGCATGGATCGAGAGGCACCAGCAGATGTACGAGCGGGCCACGCGGCACCCCTTCACCATCTCCATCCGCGACGGCACCATCGACCTGTCCACCTTCAAGCGCTGGCTGGTAAGTCCCGCAATGTCCCCGTAACTGATGCAGTTTGAATTTGTGAGGTTCTCGTTGTGTGACGCCTCCAACTGCGAGAAAATTGATGTGGCATTGCCTTTGACCATGCCAAGTAGCTTCGGTTTTTTTGGCTCGGGGGCTCGAGGCATGGAGCTTCGCGCAACAAGAAGTATGTGTATAGCGGAGTCTGGAGTTGCTACTACGATAACGAAAACTAGTGTGAGCGGCTTAGAATTCAGTGATGATCAGTTGGGATGGGCATTTGATTTAAAGGGATGATGGGGAATTACTAGGAATTTATCTACCCAAGAGACTATTCCAAAGGAAATCGGTACTAAATGTTACTATTGAATTTTTCCTTCCGATTTCTAGAAGTAACTTTTGGATAGAACTTACTCTTTGTTGACATCATCCAATTGAGAAAATGTACAGTGATCAATGATCATATTCAGGAAATCGGGTAAAATTCAACTCAATTCCTAGTTCCGTTGAACAGTATATATTATATTGAAAGTTGGGTACTCTGTTATGATCTTGGGCTCTTATTCTGATCACTAATGTGGTTATTAAAATCCCCTCCCAAGAGATTGCTCTCCTTTTAATGATTTGGATTCGATTCTTCTTGAGATAGATCTCCCTGTAGGCTGTAGGCACATATCATATGCTTCTGTTTTATTGTAGAGCACTATAACATACATATACAAAAGTGGAAAAAAACACTTGTAAATGTTTTGTTCTATGATGCTTCCTGTTACTTATTCCGCAACAGAGTTCTTTACCACACACTGAAGAGCTTATTTAGTATACTGAAGGAAGCAGTGACACTAAATTTTGCAACAGTTCAAAGTATTTTTGTGGTTGATAGTTAGAAGTGAAATTCAGATACTTTAGACATCCGTAATGGAGTTTATGGGAGGTTTTATAATTATTGGAGTTGTGTTGGTTAACTTCATTTCTGTGGTTTCCTTCCAGAAACTCCCTATTTTTGCTATCGGTGTCCTCAGTGGGGGAAAAAATAACATTGTTTGTTTGCCATATTCAGAGCCAGGACTACCTGTTTGTGAGGGAATTTGTCGCATTTGAAGCTAGTGTACTGCTCAAGTGTTGCAAACAAGACAGCTCAGACATGGAAATTATCTTGGGTGGAGTAGCTTCTCTCAGTGATGAGCTCTCTTGGTTCAAGAATGAAGCTGCCAAATGGGGTATCGATCTAGCAAGTGTTTCACCGCTCAAATCTAATATGGAGTACCACAGGTTCATCTCTGTCAAACATTAGCAAAAATCTCCCCAAAATAGCATGTCTGAAGACTATAGCTGACATTAACCTTATTGCCAGGTTTCTTCGAAGCTTTACAGAGCCAGAGGTTATCTATGCTGTTGCTGTAACTACCTTCTGGATAATTGAAACCGTGTACCAGGACAGCTTCGGTTTCTGTATAGAAGAAGGTAACAAGACGCCACCGGAGCTCCTGGGCACCTGCCAGAGATGGGGCAGCGCTGAGTTTAAACAGTACTGCCAGTCTCTGCAGAGAATCGCGGATCGCAGCTTGGCAAACGCGCCAGCTGATGCTGTCAAGAGCGCTGAAGAGGCCTTCATCAGGGTACTCGAGCTGGAAATTGGTTTCTGGGAAATGAGCTCTTCTCAGTCTTAACTCTTAACTGGCAACGGATATTCGAACGAAATAAATGGCTGCGGCCGTAGACCCAAGCATGGAACATGTACTGTACTTTCACCTGTATATTGGTTTCACATAACTCCTGTATCGTTGTCTCCTGACAAGTACATTACCCTTCGTTCGGGTTCGGACACAAAGAACTGAAATAATGTTGCCATCTGATATCCAAATACCATGTCCAGTCCAGTCTCAACAGATTACAACTTCTGATACCGCAGTATTATCCAGACATATTGCAATTTATTTGTGTACTAATTAGACACAGACTCTTAAATTCGTGGCTCAAACAAGACGTTAAATCTgcgatactccctccgttccaaattataagtcatttcaagaattttggagagtcaaaccatttcaaggtttgaccaaaattatagagagaaacacaaaaatttatgatatcaaataggtatactataaaaatataattaacaaagaatctaatgatacttaattggtatcgtaaatattattatcttgttgtataaatttggtcaaacttaataaattttgactctccaaaattcttggaatgacttataatttggaacggagggagtacttcacAGCATAATATCACATATACTCCTAGTAAAATCATGTTCCAGAAGCACACCAGCAAACATATTCCTAATGATTACATCTTTATCTTGGGATTACAGTAGCAGCTCCTAAATATTTCTTGTAAATAACAAACCAATAAGCAAACCTCGATTTATTGCAAACCAAGCCAGATGAAACGAAGGAGTAGGTCCATCATACATTGGCGCATGTTGCCATCATGCCACTCTAGCTAAGCTCAGCCAGATCAGGTGAACAGGCTGACAGCGATGGCGGATGGCACGACGAGCCTCGCGCGGCTCAGTCCTCATACATGCGGCACTCGTCGGTCTCGGGGTTGTCCTTGCAGAACTCCTCGAGCGGGTCGGCGCCCTTCTGCCGGTCCCGCGCGTGGCTGGCGGCCGCgctgagctcctccacctcgTCCCACGCCGCCACGCACTCGCCGCTCACCGGGTCGTCCGCGCACGTCTCCTGCGCCTGCTTGATGCTCTCGGACACCTTGTtggcgaggtccggcggcgtggccggcgagctggccgccacggccaccagccggcggcgcgcgcgaaccggcCGTGCGGCGAACGACACGGCGTTcgggcggagctgcagcgggGCCGGGGCCTGCTGGAGGCTTCTTGGAGCCGGGAAAGAGGCTATGGCAGCCATGGTGGTGACCATGCTGGCCATGGCGTGACGATTGGGAGCTCTTGGAGACTTGGGAGTGGCGAtctggcgatggcgatggcgatggagTGAAGCACGGAAGGTTTTGGTTGGGTTGGGCTGGTGTCCTTTTTATGATGCTTCTCATCTTATCCCTTCACCGCCAATTGTGTGGTGACAGATCAGCCACGGCAGATTTTCATTCTAGAAGCTCTTTTTCTCTGCTAAGTTTCTCTATTTCCACCTTTGATGGCTATTTGAGGGCTGTGGTTACCGATGGTAAAGTTACTAGTTGTTGACAGATCAATGAAGGAAAACCTCGTAGTAACATTTGGTGAGCGACTTATACACAAaatagtatttttttaaaagcaAAATTCATGTCGGCTCTAAGTTTATAATTTTGAGTTTAGAGCGACGTTTTTGTGACTTGatactttttaaaaaaaatgagctAGATTTATTTGGCACACATTTGGGTTGGCCTTGAATCATTTATAATCTTGACATATTAATCAAAAAATACAACGTGAAAAGtcttcttaaaaaaaagagagaatctATGACAAATGGTTGAAGGTGTTGTCAATGCCAGGAGGCCTTGTATCCGCCCCCTGCTCCCCTGCCATCTAAGCCACCCTTTAACATGGATATGCTGTTTTTCTCCCATCGCTGATAATAGCTAGATATATGACCTGGTCTAAATTAAAGTTGCATGTAAAACATAAAGCGTACAAGGTTTTGTCTAGCTGAGAGACGAACAGGAGCGGCCTGCGCGTTTTACCAGCTGATGGGGAGGAACAATGCAAACAGCGGAGATTTGAGCTGCTAGTCCCAATTACTCGCCAAACACGTCGTCTTCTTCCAGCTCTGTCGGCCGTGCTCGAGGCGTCAATTCTGATGCCTGCGGCTGCGAGAGGACGACAGATCGCCGTCACGTACGCAGACGCTAAAACCAGAGGATGGAATCTAGCTAGCGGCCGGCGGCCCGGTCAGCCGGACCCGGAGCCCCTGTGAGCTCGATCGATCTCTCTATCTGATCAACCATCTCTCTCACAAAGCTTTCATGCATGGGCGCATGGCCGATTGGGTGATGACGCCGCATGCGTATGTATGGCGAGCGAAGAAAATGTCGGTACGCGTCGACGCGTCTTAGTCGTCGCGCTCGAGTGTCTCGTAGTGCTACTACCGGTACCATCCAGTTTAACGCCTCGTCGGCGCAGGGGTGAACGAAAATTAAATTGTCGCTTGCATTGTCATCACCGTGCGTGTCAGGCTGGCAGCGACGCAGCGTTTGTTTTTGCAACGGATCTCAACGTCTCGGTCGAGCGGTAAGGTTGTCTGCAACCGTACAAAATATCGTCTGGTACAGTTGCTGTCAAGATTTCACGAATCCTCGTCATGGTGTGGTGTGATCAGGGTACACTTTCTTTATTCTAAATTGACAAAACTGTAGTTCACTTGAAGTTTGTTCTAATTCAAACTTTCTCAACTTTAAATGTAGTAACATCTACAAATTATCAAATAGAGTAAAGTCCATCATCGGTCCATAAATTTGTTCGGCTGTGCCATTCCGGTCCCTAAATTTGCAATTCGACCGTTTAGATCGTCAAACTTATTCATCTGTGTcatccggtccctaaacttagaAATCACTCAAACTTATTTAATTATGTTATCacggtccctaaacttgattTTGAGTCTTATCTAGGTCAAAACATGGCGTTCTAAAAActctatataaaaataattcatAACATTTTCATATGAACTCGGATGAAGATAAACTTTATGTCAAAACTATAGCCCTCGACACagtctacaactttgtagttgaaattcttttttatttgaagtCGTTTAGTGtcccaaaatttaattttagaTTTCAAAATCTGTAGACTTACAACAATATTTTGGGACCATAAACAGTTTTAATTTAGAAACTTTTCAAATACAAAGTTATAGATCGCGTCGAGGGCTACAATTGtgatataaagtttgtcttcattcgagtttatatgaaaaaattatgaattatttttTGATATAGAGTTTTTAGattgtattgttttgatctAGATAAGACTCAAAATTAAGTTTAGGGATCGGGACgacacaacttaacaagtttgTCAATCTAAATGGGTGATTTCTAAGTTTAAGAATCGAGATGACACAACTGAAAAAGTTTGAGGATCGAGATAACTCAGATGAATAAGTTTGGGGATCTAAACGGTTGATTTGCAAGTTTATGGACCGGGATGACACGGCGGTACAAGGTTAGGGATTGATAATGGACTTTACTCTATCAAATAAAGggaaaagtctgtttttcaaTCCTGAACTATCACGCTAGTCCGATTTTGGCTcttgaactacgaaaccggacatcctacacctccaactaacgaaaccgtttgaaaaacaacccttgctcagccaaaggcggtttgctacagtaaaatttccgaatttctagaatttcacacctctctcaattaaataataaagaaagcatagttaatattgtctaaaaatcatgatatttttttgggaggtagatcaaaagacaaggaatctattttggctagatgtgctacaatagacataaaggaatttgaattataaaattttaaaaataggtagaattcaaaattccttgaatttttaggtcagctaaacctatgataaaaatgcattaaaaatatgataattcatatttttttatttagtttagttaggtagaattcaaaatatgACAGTGTATTCGGggttgtaaaatagacttatccctCAAATAAATACACTATCAGGACACATTTCATGTGGAGTACGTAGCTGTGTTTCCAGAATGTTATCCAACACAGGAATAGATTCTTGCTCACTAGAATTCCACAAACATACCACTTCTTCAGTTCCTGCATGTATTACACAGTACACAACTTACATAATTCCTTTATTCGTCGACGACATTAACACAACACACTTCACAGTAAACCACGGTGGTAGTTCACATGACAAAGCATACAGCACAAGTGCACAACCAAGCTGGGGCTCACCGTACAAACAGCAGCGCGCGAAAATATATAACAGGTAGCACCGCAGAGCATTCACACGAGCATACCGACGGCGTCCATGACGTCAGGCTGCAACAGCATCTGGATCTCCAGCGGCAGttgcaggggcggcggaggcgccagcgGCATGGCCGGCATCTGATGCGGGCCGCCGTACAGCTGCACGAGGTGGTCGGGCACGCCCGGCACGTCGAGCGGTACgccggccacgccgcccagcAGGCGGAGCTGGGAGTTGCGCAGCAGGAGCGCGGCGCACAGCTGGCGCGCGTGCGCCGCCAGCACGCGGTTCTCCTGCTCGagcgcgcggccgcgccgcagggcctccccggcgccggcgcgcatcGCCTCGTTCTCGCGCCGCAGgcgctccgcctccgcggtcAGGTCGTCCACGTGCTGCTGCCGCTTCATGCGGGACTTGCGCGCCGACAGCCGGTTCGAGGTCATGCGGTTGCGCCGCCTCTCCTCCTCGGTGGCCACCGCGGCGCGCCGCGCCCcctgcggcgccgccgccgctgcaaccATCTTGGCACGCACGAGGGAATAAAAGCACTTACCTGCTTGGAAGTTGGAACGGTGCCGCCGCTCCTAGCAGTCGTTTAACGATCAAGCGTAGGCGTACGCGCTAGGAGAGGCACGTAACTTAGCAGCAACGGAGGAGAGGGCAGGGGGCAGAA
This window contains:
- the LOC120690554 gene encoding bifunctional TENA2 protein — protein: MDGGGVEASTTAAWIERHQQMYERATRHPFTISIRDGTIDLSTFKRWLSQDYLFVREFVAFEASVLLKCCKQDSSDMEIILGGVASLSDELSWFKNEAAKWGIDLASVSPLKSNMEYHRFLRSFTEPEVIYAVAVTTFWIIETVYQDSFGFCIEEGNKTPPELLGTCQRWGSAEFKQYCQSLQRIADRSLANAPADAVKSAEEAFIRVLELEIGFWEMSSSQS
- the LOC120690556 gene encoding bZIP transcription factor 53-like, giving the protein MVAAAAAPQGARRAAVATEEERRRNRMTSNRLSARKSRMKRQQHVDDLTAEAERLRRENEAMRAGAGEALRRGRALEQENRVLAAHARQLCAALLLRNSQLRLLGGVAGVPLDVPGVPDHLVQLYGGPHQMPAMPLAPPPPLQLPLEIQMLLQPDVMDAVGMLV
- the LOC120690555 gene encoding calvin cycle protein CP12-1, chloroplastic-like, with protein sequence MASMVTTMAAIASFPAPRSLQQAPAPLQLRPNAVSFAARPVRARRRLVAVAASSPATPPDLANKVSESIKQAQETCADDPVSGECVAAWDEVEELSAAASHARDRQKGADPLEEFCKDNPETDECRMYED